One Brassica napus cultivar Da-Ae chromosome A5, Da-Ae, whole genome shotgun sequence DNA window includes the following coding sequences:
- the LOC106450954 gene encoding uncharacterized protein LOC106450954: MQEADTSQPRPSKSLMDRMKTSCLSMAVTFKEGLSYVKAFFVGQTKRLTAKNEKEATDAHLTETKMQVEATDEAENAKKRLHQSS, translated from the exons ATGCAAGAGGCTGACACATCGCAACCACGGCCGTCGAAGTCTCTGATGGATCGTATGAAGACGAGCTGTTTATCCATGGCAGTGACGTTTAAGGAGGGGCTAAGCTACGTCAAAGCCTTTTTTGTCGGCCAG ACAAAGAGGTTGACGGCCAAGAACGAGAAAGAAGCAACGGATGCTCATCTAACAGAGACAAAAATGCAAGTTGAAGCAACCGATGAAGCAGAGAATGCCAAGAAAAGGCTTCATCAATCttcttag
- the LOC106450953 gene encoding solute carrier family 40 member 1 isoform X1: protein MENAAEAVTVVQQDEEREVEGLGQPQNPPPPVRRRFIISLYVGYFLARWGARTWEFSVALYMIYLWPNSLLLAAIYGAIESGSTAIFGPIVGRWIEGMDYVKVLRLWLLCQNLSYIIAGGAVIKLLLDYHLKPRNIPVFATLVALTNVAGAIGVLSTLGGTILIERDWAVVMSEGHPPAVLTRMNSVIRGIDLSSKLLSPVITGLIISFVSLKASAITFAFWATITAWVEYWLFISVYSGVPAIAQSNERRILRSMTNPVEETDAPVSVSIVRGTEEGNPPRRTAMLKVFDRVSKSSFVGAWRVYIKQEVVLPGVSLALLFFNVLSFGTLMTATLQWEGIPTYIIGIGRGISATVGLAATVVYPLMQSRISTLRTGLWSFWSQWSCLLVCVGSIWVKRDNVASYMLMGGVAASRLGLWMFDLAVIQQMQDQVSESDRCVVGGVQNSLQSALDLMAYVLGIIVSNPKDFWILTIISFSTVTLAGLIYTVHLYRIRNHIFHFEKIPLLSKCLFKFILPSRGET, encoded by the exons ATGGAGAATGCTGCAGAAGCGGTGACGGTTGTCCAACAGGATGAAGAACGTGAAGTAGAGGGACTAGGGCAGCCACAAAACCCACCGCCACCCGTACGACGTCGTTTCATTATATCTCTTTACGTTGGATATTTTCTTGCAAGATGGGGTGCCag AACTTGGGAATTCTCAGTTGCTTTGTATATGATCTACTTGTGGCCAAACTCTCTGCTTCTTGCGGCCATATACGGTGCGATAGAGTCAGGTTCAACTGCGATCTTTGGCCCCATTGTGGGGCGATGGATCGAGGGAATGGACTACGTTAAAGTTCTTAGACTCTGGCTCTTATGTCAGAACCTCTCCTACATCATTGCTGGTGGTGCAGTCATCAAGTTGCTACTAGATTACCATCTTAAACCCCGGAACATCCCGGTCTTTGCAACCTTGGTTGCGTTGACAAATGTTGCTGGGGCCATTGGTGTGCTTTCCACACTTGGTGGCACCATCTTGATCGAACGAGACTG GGCTGTGGTTATGTCGGAAGGTCATCCACCAGCGGTATTGACAAGAATGAACTCTGTCATTAGAGGCATTGATTTGAGCTCAAAGCTATTGTCTCCAGTCATCACCGGTCTCATCATTAGCTTTGTCTCACTGAAGGCATCAGCCATCACTTTTGCATTTTGGGCCACTATAACCGCTTGGGTTGAGTATTGGCTCTTCATATCTGTGTATAGTGGTGTTCCTGCGATAGCTCAAAGCAATGAGAGACGGATCTTGCGTTCCATGACAAATCCAGTAGAAGAAACAGATGCACCTGTTTCTGTTTCTATTGTCCGCGGGACCGAGGAGGGTAACCCACCACGTAGAACCGCAATGCTGAAGGTCTTTGATAGAGTATCCAAATCCTCTTTTGTTGGTGCGTGGAGAGTTTATATCAAACAAGAAGTTGTACTCCCAGGGGTTTCACTAGCTCTCTTGTTCTTCAACGTCCTCAG CTTTGGAACATTGATGACGGCTACATTGCAGTGGGAAGGGATACCTACATATATCATCGGTATAGGCAGAGGAATAAGTGCCACGGTTGGACTAGCGGCTACAGTCGTCTATCCTCTAATGCAAAGCCGTATCTCAACGCTGAGGACCGGTCTCTGGTCATTCTGGTCTCAG TGGAGCTGCCTTTTGGTATGTGTTGGATCGATTTGGGTTAAAAGGGATAACGTAGCATCTTACATGCTAATGGGTGGAGTTGCTGCTTCAAGGCTTGGCTTGTGGATGTTTGATCTTGCCGTCATCCAGCAAATGCAG GATCAAGTTTCAGAATCCGACCGTTGTGTGGTTGGAGGAGTTCAAAACTCTTTACAATCGGCTCTTGACTTGATGGCATACGTACTAGGTATCATTGTATCCAATCCAAAG GATTTCTGGATATTGACGATCATCTCATTCTCCACAGTTACGTTAGCAGGATTAATCTATACAGTTCATCTCTACCGAATCCGTAACCATATCTTTCACTTTGAGAAGATTCCTTTATTGAGCAAATGTTTGTTCAAGTTTATACTTCCTTCTCGTGGAGAAACATGA
- the LOC106454647 gene encoding uncharacterized protein LOC106454647 encodes MALMRTRSQLNVSSPPPLPSPIPRARGSRSAANEILTEIIEKSIQVPELTLPESHSGGESCGARHLIPAEIDFRLLTSRREGSVDRLVRSAREFGAFRVSYHGISSEEMRSLVRESGRVFGVLEGRDTGFRRSVVGNRDEIVWVRSWKERMEWAREYIGPERYRCFSQEMENVADKLEGVARKLGQIMVENSRRQTDKRIQIGESVLSVYRYNHENVTEQSPPLPKETTEEMLHYTLSLHLPAKNCEFRVDSGKGGGPLSFHADPDTILVTFGRQLEEWSLGEFKCRQGEIIYHPDVYGSRTSFSVELKCMSLFLSHASTATTCKTFSLTHQIFTSLLLLFFFQFFWSYVSHTAT; translated from the exons ATGGCTCTGATGCGAACCAGGAGCCAGTTGAACGTTTCCTCACCACCACCTCTTCCTTCTCCGATCCCTAGAGCCAGAGGATCTCGTTCTGCCGCGAACGAGATCCTCACCGAGATCATAGAGAAATCGATCCAGGTTCCTGAGCTAACGCTCCCTGAATCACATTCCGGAGGTGAATCTTGCGGCGCACGTCACCTGATCCCTGCGGAGATTGATTTTCGGTTATTAACGTCCAGGAGAGAAGGATCCGTGGATCGTCTGGTAAGATCCGCGAGGGAGTTTGGAGCGTTTCGCGTGAGCTATCATGGGATATCGAGCGAGGAGATGAGGTCTCTCGTGAGAGAGTCGGGTCGGGTTTTCGGAGTTTTGGAGGGAAGAGACACGGGTTTTCGGAGAAGTGTTGTCGGAAACAGAGACGAGATCGTTTGGGTTCGGTCGTGGAAGGAACGTATGGAATGGGCGCGCGAGTATATCGGACCGGAACGATACCGCTGCTTCAG CCAAGAAATGGAGAATGTAGCTGATAAGCTTGAAGGAGTAGCGAGGAAGCTAGGGCAAATAATGGTGGAGAACTCAAGGAGACAGACTGATAAGAGGATACAAATAGGAGAATCTGTTCTAAGTGTTTACAGGTACAATCATGAAAACGTTACAGAGCAAAGCCCTCCTTTGCCTAAAGAGACGACCGAAGAAATGCTTCATTACACACTCAGCCTTCACCTTCCCGCTAAGAACTGCGAGTTCCGTGTCGATTCAGGGAAAGGCGGCGGTCCACTTTCTTTCCATGCTGATCCTGATACTATTCTTGTCACTTTTGGTCGTCAGCTTGAG GAATGGAGTTTAGGAGAGTTCAAATGTCGTCAAGGAGAAATCATTTATCATCCAGATGTGTATGGCTCGCGCACTTCCTTTTCCGTAGAGCTCAAGTGCATGTCTCTTTTCTTATCGCATGCTTCTACTGCAACCACTTGCAAAACGTTCTCTTTAACCCATCAAATTTTCACTTCGTTACTCCTGCTCTTTTTCTTCCAGTTCTTTTGGAGTTATGTATCCCATACGGCCACTTAG
- the LOC106454648 gene encoding protein DETOXIFICATION 53, translated as MQVGEEVASLTKIACPIVMTSLLIFSRSIISMWFLSHLGEVELAGGALAMGFGNITGVSVLKGLSVGMDPICGQAFGAKRWTVLSHTFQKMLCLLIVVSIPIAVAWLNVEPIFLMLGQDPDITKVSKTYMVFFIPELLAQAMLHPLRTFLRTQGLTSPLTISAIVSILLHPLFSYVFVMRMRLGVKGVAVAMAFNTMNINVGLLVYTFFSDSLIKPWQGLALRSLFRGWWPLLSLAAPSAISVCLEYWWYEIMLFLCGLLGNPKANVSAMGILIQTTGILYVVPFAISSAIATRVGHALGGGQPTRAQCTTVIGLILAVAYGLSAAAFVTALRSVWGKMFTDEPEILGLISSALPILGLCEIGNSPQTAACGVLTGTARPKDGVRVNLCAFYIVGLPVAVTTTFGFKVGFCGLWYGLLAAQITCLVMMLCTLIRTDWTHQVKRAEELTSSATDRSHSEEETIHIEVEDGDDVGSNDLEIGLLQ; from the coding sequence ATGCAGGTGGGAGAGGAGGTGGCGTCGCTCACAAAAATAGCATGCCCGATCGTTATGACGTCACTCCTCATCTTCTCGAGATCAATAATCTCAATGTGGTTCCTGAGTCACCTCGGAGAAGTCGAGCTCGCTGGCGGTGCACTCGCCATGGGCTTTGGTAACATCACAGGAGTCTCCGTACTAAAAGGTCTTTCCGTTGGTATGGACCCAATCTGCGGTCAAGCCTTTGGAGCCAAACGCTGGACCGTACTTAGCCACACGTTTCAGAAAATGTTATGTCTCCTAATCGTCGTTTCTATACCAATCGCCGTTGCATGGCTCAACGTCGAGCCCATTTTCCTCATGTTGGGCCAGGACCCGGATATAACGAAAGTATCCAAAACTTACATGGTCTTCTTCATCCCTGAGCTCCTGGCTCAAGCCATGCTCCACCCGCTCCGAACGTTCCTAAGAACGCAAGGCTTGACGTCACCGTTGACGATATCTGCCATCGTATCCATTCTTCTCCATCCTCTATTTAGTTACGTCTTCGTCATGCGTATGCGTTTAGGCGTTAAAGGCGTCGCGGTCGCGATGGCTTTTAACACTATGAACATCAACGTGGGACTGCTCGTTTACACGTTCTTTTCGGACTCTCTAATCAAACCGTGGCAAGGGCTTGCGTTGCGGTCGCTTTTCCGCGGCTGGTGGCCGCTGCTTTCTCTAGCCGCACCAAGCGCCATCTCGGTTTGTTTGGAGTATTGGTGGTATGAGATCATGCTTTTCCTTTGTGGGCTTCTCGGGAACCCTAAAGCAAATGTGTCGGCCATGGGGATATTGATTCAGACAACGGGGATACTCTACGTGGTTCCGTTCGCTATAAGCAGCGCTATTGCGACCCGTGTAGGGCACGCTCTTGGTGGAGGGCAACCCACGAGAGCTCAATGTACGACCGTCATCGGTTTGATACTCGCGGTAGCGTATGGTTTATCAGCTGCTGCTTTTGTGACCGCGCTTAGGTCGGTTTGGGGGAAGATGTTCACGGACGAACCAGAGATTCTCGGGTTGATTTCATCGGCACTTCCTATCTTGGGGCTTTGCGAGATCGGGAACTCGCCACAGACGGCCGCTTGTGGGGTGTTGACGGGCACAGCGAGGCCTAAAGATGGAGTACGCGTTAACCTCTGCGCGTTCTACATCGTGGGCTTGCCTGTGGCAGTCACGACCACGTTTGGGTTTAAAGTTGGGTTTTGTGGGCTATGGTATGGACTTTTGGCTGCGCAGATTACATGTTTGGTTATGATGCTTTGTACGTTGATTCGAACGGACTGGACCCACCAGGTGAAGCGAGCGGAGGAACTTACCTCATCTGCCACCGACAGAAGTCATTCGGAAGAAGAAACCATCCATATTGAAGTCGAAGATGGTGATGATGTTGGTAGCAATGATCTGGAGATTGGTTTATTACAATAA
- the LOC111215552 gene encoding CBL-interacting serine/threonine-protein kinase 22-like — protein sequence MAGEDSSDSIIVNVDGDDNKSALFGKYDLGKLLGSGAFAKVYQAEDLHNDRESVAIKVVQKKRLKDGLTAHVKREISVMRRLRHPHIVLLSEVLATKTKIYFVMELAKGGELFSRVSSNRFTEKLSRKYFRQLISAVRYCHARGVYHRDLKPENLLLDENRDLKVSDFGLSAMKEQIKSDGMLHTLCGTPAYVAPELLTKKGYDGSKADIWSCGVVLFLLNAGYLPFRDSNISGLYRRIRTAQYTMPEWTSPELTNLLRRLLEPIPEKRITVDEILKDPWFNHGVDPSEIVGIQVDDYDLEESGKKLNAFELIASSSTANLAGLFGNFVTPDHCDQFVSDESPAEIMRKVVEVARQLNLRIAKKKERAVKLEGSQGVTNIVVKIRRLTDELVMVEMKNKQRDVGLAWADELRRKLRRIINQPVNRGP from the coding sequence atggcCGGCGAAGACTCTTCCGATTCCATCATCGTCAACGTCGACGGAGACGATAACAAATCCGCGTTATTCGGCAAGTACGACCTCGGAAAGCTTCTCGGCAGCGGTGCGTTCGCCAAAGTCTACCAGGCGGAGGATCTCCACAACGACCGCGAGAGCGTCGCGatcaaagtcgtccagaagaagCGTCTGAAAGACGGACTCACGGCGCACGTCAAGAGAGAAATCTCCGTCATGCGCCGCCTCCGCCACCCTCACATCGTCCTCCTCTCCGAGGTCCTCGCCACCAAGACGAAGATCTACTTCGTCATGGAGCTGGCCAAGGGAGGGGAGCTGTTCTCGAGAGTCTCGAGCAACCGATTCACGGAGAAGCTCAGCCGGAAGTATTTCCGGCAGCTGATCTCCGCCGTGAGGTACTGCCACGCGAGGGGGGTTTACCACCGCGATCTCAAGCCGGAGAATCTCCTCCTCGACGAGAATCGCGATCTGAAGGTTTCCGACTTCGGTTTAAGCGCGATGAAGGAGCAGATCAAATCCGATGGGATGCTGCACACTCTCTGTGGGACCCCTGCTTACGTGGCACCAGAGCTTTTAACGAAGAAGGGATACGATGGATCGAAAGCGGATATATGGTCATGCGGCGTCGTTTTGTTTCTTCTAAACGCGGGTTACTTGCCGTTTCGAGATTCAAACATCTCGGGACTCTACAGGAGAATCCGAACGGCTCAATACACCATGCCGGAGTGGACTTCTCCGGAGCTAACGAATCTTCTCCGCCGTTTACTGGAGCCGATCCCGGAGAAACGGATCACCGTCGACGAGATTTTAAAGGATCCGTGGTTTAACCACGGAGTAGATCCGAGCGAGATCGTCGGGATTCAAGTCGATGATTACGATCTGGAGGAGAGCGGGAAGAAGCTAAACGCGTTTGAGCTAATCGCGTCGTCGTCGACGGCGAATCTCGCCGGTTTGTTCGGGAACTTCGTGACGCCGGATCATTGCGATCAGTTCGTTTCCGACGAGAGTCCGGCGGAGATTATGAGGAAGGTTGTGGAGGTTGCGAGGCAGCTGAATCTGAGGATTgcgaagaagaaggagagagcgGTGAAGCTGGAAGGGTCGCAGGGAGTGACGAACATCGTGGTGAAGATTCGGAGATTGACGGATGAGTTGGTGATggtggagatgaagaacaagCAACGAGACGTGGGCTTGGCTTGGGCCGACGAGCTCAGGCGAAAACTGCGTCGTATCATTAACCAACCGGTTAATAGGGGTCCGTAG
- the LOC111215553 gene encoding probable WRKY transcription factor 33 produces MAASSLLTMDNSRTRQNMNGSANWSGIRSSAASLEDLEIPPKFRSFAPSSISISPSLVSPSTCFSPSIFLDSPAFVASSANVLASPTTGALLTYENNQKSINEEEKTKKNNNNVNFFDFSFQTQSSGVSAPTRTTTNSSVLQSQETRPHSNTHHQAVSYNGREQRKGEDGYNWRKYGQKQVKGSENPRSYYKCTFPNCPTKKKVETSLEGQITEIVYKGSHNHPKPQSTRRSSSSSSTFHSAVFDHHGDHSDSFVIQQDDNNTTSGSLGDDELSVMSRGEEEDCGSEPEAKRWKGENETNGGNGNGSKTVREPRIVVQTTSDIDILDDGYRWRKYGQKVVKGNPNPRSYYKCTTNGCPVRKHVERASHDMRAVITTYEGKHNHDVPAARGSGYTTNRLAQEPSSAPIRPNAIAGHSNYTTSQAPYTLQMLHQNNNTSAGSIGYAMNNNNFLGGGFSRAKEEPNDDSSFFDSFLS; encoded by the exons ATGGCtgcttcttctcttctcactATGGACAATAGCAGAACCAGACAAAACATGAATGGTTCTGCTAATTGGTCCGGAATAAGATCATCAGCAGCATCTCTTGAAGATCTTGAGATCCCACCGAAGTTCAGATCTTTTGctccttcttcaatctcaatcTCTCCTTCTCTTGTCTCTCCTTCCACTTGTTTCAGTCCTTCTATTTTTCTTGATTCCCCTGCTTTTGTTGCCTCCTCTGCTAAC gtTCTTGCTTCTCCAACCACAGGAGCTCTTCTCACATATGAAAATAATCAGAAAAGCATCAACGAGgaagagaagacgaagaagaacaacaacaacgtTAACTTCTTTGATTTCTCATTTCAGACACAATCATCAGGAGTTTCTGCTCcgacaagaacaacaacaaacagTTCTGTCTTGCAGTCACAG GAAACTCGTCCACACAGcaacactcatcatcaagctgTATCTTACAATGGGCGAGAGCAGAGGAAAGGAGAGGACGGTTACAACTGGAGAAAGTACGGACAGAAACAGGTGAAAGGGAGCGAGAATCCTCGGAGTTACTATAAGTGTACTTTCCCAAACTGTCCAACTAAGAAGAAAGTGGAAACATCTTTGGAAGGTCAGATCACAGAGATTGTGTATAAAGGAAGCCATAACCATCCTAAACCTCAGTCCACTCgaagatcttcttcttcttcgtcgacGTTTCATTCAGCTGTGTTTGATCATCATGGTGATCACTCTGATTCCTTTGTGATCCAACAAGATGATAATAATACTACTTCTGGTTCTCTTGGAGACGATGAGTTATCGGTTATGagcagaggagaagaagaagactgtgGGAGTGAACCTGAAGCAAAGAGATG GAAGGGAGAAAATGAAACAAACGGTGGGAATGGTAATGGAAGCAAGACAGTGAGAGAGCCGAGGATTGTTGTGCAGACAACAAGTGATATAGACATTCTTGATGATGGTTACAGATGGAGAAAGTACGGCCAAAAAGTCGTTAAAGGAAACCCTAATCCAAG GAGCTACTACAAGTGCACAACCAATGGTTGTCCGGTGAGAAAACATGTTGAGAGAGCATCACACGATATGAGAGCAGTAATCACAACCTACGAAGGGAAACACAACCACGACGTGCCTGCGGCTCGTGGTAGCGGATACACCACAAACAGACTGGCACAAGAGCCTTCTTCAGCACCAATTAGACCAAATGCTATTGCTGGTCACTCTAATTACACTACTTCTCAAGCACCATATACGCTTCAAATGCTTCACCAAAACAACAACACTAGTGCCGGGTCTATTGGTTACGCTATGAACAATAATAACTTCCTTGGTGGTGGGTTCTCTAGAGCAAAAGAAGAACCAAACGATGACTCCTCTTTCTTTGATTCGTTTTTGTCTTGA
- the LOC106450953 gene encoding solute carrier family 40 member 1 isoform X2, translated as MIYLWPNSLLLAAIYGAIESGSTAIFGPIVGRWIEGMDYVKVLRLWLLCQNLSYIIAGGAVIKLLLDYHLKPRNIPVFATLVALTNVAGAIGVLSTLGGTILIERDWAVVMSEGHPPAVLTRMNSVIRGIDLSSKLLSPVITGLIISFVSLKASAITFAFWATITAWVEYWLFISVYSGVPAIAQSNERRILRSMTNPVEETDAPVSVSIVRGTEEGNPPRRTAMLKVFDRVSKSSFVGAWRVYIKQEVVLPGVSLALLFFNVLSFGTLMTATLQWEGIPTYIIGIGRGISATVGLAATVVYPLMQSRISTLRTGLWSFWSQWSCLLVCVGSIWVKRDNVASYMLMGGVAASRLGLWMFDLAVIQQMQDQVSESDRCVVGGVQNSLQSALDLMAYVLGIIVSNPKDFWILTIISFSTVTLAGLIYTVHLYRIRNHIFHFEKIPLLSKCLFKFILPSRGET; from the exons ATGATCTACTTGTGGCCAAACTCTCTGCTTCTTGCGGCCATATACGGTGCGATAGAGTCAGGTTCAACTGCGATCTTTGGCCCCATTGTGGGGCGATGGATCGAGGGAATGGACTACGTTAAAGTTCTTAGACTCTGGCTCTTATGTCAGAACCTCTCCTACATCATTGCTGGTGGTGCAGTCATCAAGTTGCTACTAGATTACCATCTTAAACCCCGGAACATCCCGGTCTTTGCAACCTTGGTTGCGTTGACAAATGTTGCTGGGGCCATTGGTGTGCTTTCCACACTTGGTGGCACCATCTTGATCGAACGAGACTG GGCTGTGGTTATGTCGGAAGGTCATCCACCAGCGGTATTGACAAGAATGAACTCTGTCATTAGAGGCATTGATTTGAGCTCAAAGCTATTGTCTCCAGTCATCACCGGTCTCATCATTAGCTTTGTCTCACTGAAGGCATCAGCCATCACTTTTGCATTTTGGGCCACTATAACCGCTTGGGTTGAGTATTGGCTCTTCATATCTGTGTATAGTGGTGTTCCTGCGATAGCTCAAAGCAATGAGAGACGGATCTTGCGTTCCATGACAAATCCAGTAGAAGAAACAGATGCACCTGTTTCTGTTTCTATTGTCCGCGGGACCGAGGAGGGTAACCCACCACGTAGAACCGCAATGCTGAAGGTCTTTGATAGAGTATCCAAATCCTCTTTTGTTGGTGCGTGGAGAGTTTATATCAAACAAGAAGTTGTACTCCCAGGGGTTTCACTAGCTCTCTTGTTCTTCAACGTCCTCAG CTTTGGAACATTGATGACGGCTACATTGCAGTGGGAAGGGATACCTACATATATCATCGGTATAGGCAGAGGAATAAGTGCCACGGTTGGACTAGCGGCTACAGTCGTCTATCCTCTAATGCAAAGCCGTATCTCAACGCTGAGGACCGGTCTCTGGTCATTCTGGTCTCAG TGGAGCTGCCTTTTGGTATGTGTTGGATCGATTTGGGTTAAAAGGGATAACGTAGCATCTTACATGCTAATGGGTGGAGTTGCTGCTTCAAGGCTTGGCTTGTGGATGTTTGATCTTGCCGTCATCCAGCAAATGCAG GATCAAGTTTCAGAATCCGACCGTTGTGTGGTTGGAGGAGTTCAAAACTCTTTACAATCGGCTCTTGACTTGATGGCATACGTACTAGGTATCATTGTATCCAATCCAAAG GATTTCTGGATATTGACGATCATCTCATTCTCCACAGTTACGTTAGCAGGATTAATCTATACAGTTCATCTCTACCGAATCCGTAACCATATCTTTCACTTTGAGAAGATTCCTTTATTGAGCAAATGTTTGTTCAAGTTTATACTTCCTTCTCGTGGAGAAACATGA